A stretch of the Pan troglodytes isolate AG18354 chromosome 20, NHGRI_mPanTro3-v2.0_pri, whole genome shotgun sequence genome encodes the following:
- the YIPF2 gene encoding protein YIPF2: MASADELTFHEFEEATNLLAETPDAATTSRSDQLTPQGHVAVAVGSGGSYGAEDEVEEESDKAALLQEKQQRQQPGFWTFSYYQSFFDVDTSQVLDRIKGSLLPRPGHNFVRHHLRNRPDLYGPFWICATLAFVLAVTGNLTLVLAQRRDPSIHYSPQFHKVTVAGISIYCYAWLVPLALWGFLRWRKGVQERMGPYTFLETVCIYGYSLFVFIPMVVLWLIPVPWLQWLFGALALGLSAAGLVFTLWPVVREDTRLVATVLLSVVVLLHALLAMGCKLYFFQSLPPENVAPPPQITSLPSNIALSPTLPQSLAPS, translated from the exons ATGGCATCGGCCGACGAGCTGACCTTCCATG AATTCGAGGAGGCCACTAATCTTCTGGCTGAGACCCCAGATGCAGCCACCACCAGCAGAAGCGATCAGCTGACCCCACAAGGGCACGTGGCTGTGGCCGTGGGCTCAGGTGGCAGCTATGGAGCCGAGGatgaggtggaggaggagagtGACAAGGCCGCG CTCCTGCAGGAGaagcagcagcggcagcagcccGGATTCTGGACCTTCAGCTACTATCAGAGCTTCTTTGACGTGGACACCTCACAG GTCCTGGACCGGATCAAAGGCTCACTGCTGCCCCGGCCTGGCCACAACTTTGTGCGGCACCATCTGCGGAATCGGCCGGATCTGTATG GCCCCTTCTGGATCTGTGCCACGTTGGCCTTCGTCCTGGCCGTCACTGGCAACCTGACGCTGGTGCTGGCCCAGAGGAGGGACCCCTCCATCCACTACAGCCCCCAGTTCCACAAGG TGACCGTGGCAGGCATCAGCATCTACTGCTATGCGTGGCTGGTGCCCCTGGCCCTGTGGGGCTTCCTGCGGTGGCGCAAGGGTGTCCAGGAGCGCATGGGGCCCTACACCTTCCTGGAGACTGTGTGCATCTACGGCTACTCCCTCTTTGTCTTCATCCCCATGGTG GTCCTGTGGCTCATCCCTGTGCCTTGGCTGCAGTGGCTCTTTGGGGCGCTGGCCCTGGGCCTGTCAGCCGCCGGGCTGGTATTCACCCTCTGGCCCGTGGTCCGTGAGGACACCAGGCTGGTGGCCACGGTGCTGCTGTCCGTGGTCGTGCTGCTCCACGCCCTCCTGGCCATGGGCTGTAAG TTGTACTTCTTCCAGTCGCTGCCTCCGGAGAACGTGGCTCCTCCACCCCAAATCACATCTCTGCCCTCAAACATCGCGCTGTCCCCTACCTTGCCGCAGTCCCTGGCCCCCTCCTAG
- the TIMM29 gene encoding mitochondrial import inner membrane translocase subunit Tim29 — protein MAAAALRRFWSRRRAEAGDAVVAKPGVWARLGSWARALLRDYAEACRDAAAEARARPGRAAVYVGLLGGAAACFTLAPSEGAFEEALLEASGTLLLLAPATRNRESEAFVQRLLWLRGRGRLRHVNLGLCSLVYEAPFDAQASLYQARCRYLQPRWTDFPGRVLDVGFVGRWWVLGARMRDCDINDDEFLHLPAHLRVVGPQQLHSETNERLFDEKYKPVVLTDDQVDQALWEEQVLQKEKKDRLALSQAHSLVQAEAPR, from the exons ATGGCCGCGGCGGCTCTGAGGAGATTTTGGTCCCGGCGCCGCGCAGAGGCGGGCGACGCGGTAGTGGCGAAGCCGGGAGTGTGGGCGCGGCTGG GGTCCTGGGCCCGCGCGCTGCTCCGGGACTACGCCGAGGCCTGCAGGGACGCGGCGGCGGAGGCTAGGGCCCGGCCGGGGCGCGCCGCTGTGTATGTGGGTCTGCTGGGCGGCGCGGCGGCCTGCTTCACGCTGGCGCCCAGCGAGGGTGCCTTCGAGGAGGCGCTGCTGGAGGCGTCGGGGACCCTCCTGCTGCTGGCGCCGGCCACCCGCAACCGCGAGTCCGAAGCCTTCGTGCAGAGGCTGCTCTGGCTGCGGGGCCGTGGCCGCCTGCGCCACGTCAACCTGGGGCTCTGCTCGCTGGTGTACGAGGCGCCCTTCGACGCCCAGGCCAGCCTCTACCAGGCGCGTTGCCGCTACCTGCAGCCCCGCTGGACCGACTTCCCCGGCCGGGTCCTGGACGTGGGCTTCGTGGGTCGCTGGTGGGTGCTGGGGGCCCGGATGCGCGACTGCGACATCAACGACGACGAATTCCTGCACCTGCCGGCGCATTTGCGGGTGGTCGGGCCCCAGCAGCTGCATTCCGAGACTAACGAGCGGCTCTTCGATGAGAAGTACAAGCCTGTCGTGCTCACCGACGATCAGGTGGACCAGGCGCTGTGGGAGGAGCAGGTCTtgcagaaggagaagaaggacaGGCTCGCCCTGAGCCAGGCCCA